A single genomic interval of Desulfatiglans anilini DSM 4660 harbors:
- a CDS encoding C1 family peptidase has translation MSYREWRLARWAVCALLILAASRPALALDLWSIQNAIDLRNARWKAGHNSITELSIHERLSRLGFAPDWNMVDLPPLTGFVDALPERFDWRDAGAVSPVKDQGNCGSCWAFSMVAALESIALIQGITAPDFSEQFLVSYSFLDHGCMGGSLWTSAVFLKRLGTVDEDCMPYRENGLKWPPPCLEWCTARSGTLGWTGIAHTVDALKAAVYQGPVAAGFYVYEDFYHYESGVYTYTTGELQGGHAIEIIGWDDMDQCFIVKNSWGTEWGEEGFFRIGYSEVNHPVFFGISAIRMEGLWTGP, from the coding sequence ATGAGTTATAGGGAATGGAGGCTGGCCCGCTGGGCTGTCTGCGCCTTACTGATTCTCGCTGCGAGCCGGCCTGCGCTGGCCCTTGATTTATGGAGCATCCAGAATGCTATCGATTTACGGAATGCCCGCTGGAAGGCCGGCCACAATTCGATCACCGAACTCAGCATTCATGAAAGATTATCTCGGCTCGGTTTTGCCCCTGACTGGAATATGGTCGATCTTCCCCCTCTCACTGGCTTTGTGGATGCGCTCCCTGAGCGTTTCGACTGGCGGGATGCAGGAGCCGTGAGCCCTGTCAAGGATCAGGGAAATTGCGGCAGCTGCTGGGCCTTTTCGATGGTGGCCGCTCTCGAGTCCATTGCGCTCATTCAGGGGATAACGGCACCCGATTTTTCGGAGCAGTTTCTCGTTTCCTATTCCTTTCTCGATCATGGATGCATGGGCGGTTCGCTCTGGACCTCCGCTGTCTTTTTGAAACGGCTCGGGACCGTCGATGAGGACTGCATGCCATACCGCGAAAACGGCCTCAAATGGCCGCCTCCATGCCTTGAATGGTGTACGGCACGTTCAGGCACCCTCGGATGGACCGGCATCGCACATACCGTCGACGCATTGAAAGCAGCCGTCTACCAAGGACCGGTTGCTGCGGGCTTTTACGTTTACGAGGATTTCTACCATTACGAGAGCGGGGTTTACACGTATACCACCGGCGAACTGCAGGGGGGGCACGCCATCGAGATCATCGGCTGGGACGACATGGATCAATGCTTTATCGTCAAGAACAGCTGGGGTACGGAATGGGGCGAGGAAGGTTTTTTCAGAATCGGCTACTCAGAGGTCAACCATCCCGTCTTTTTTGGAATCAGTGCAATACGCATGGAGGGATTATGGACAGGTCCATGA
- a CDS encoding condensation domain-containing protein, protein MQRKLSPLEHAVWLGGQTLPLNEVIVWRVHGHFSSDQLQGALRSLRTQQPFSSVRVSVDPVLGPSLTNDGVPEFEVREEDIGPSADWTPAAEEELERPFSWDEGPLLRFRLLRSEAFTDILLSLHHALYDGLSSHYMMHEIMTLMAEGPKKQAAAAFPPTFDDLLPPEASRRLGTVLSLNAVKLIGPFCRLWLRPRHRMNPSPSLPIPAGLNERSTDTFRVIHGSIPPERASNLLSGCKARKMSVLAAASAACLLALAKRSRDKNLRKYGFASPVNMRPWLSPPLTGELGLFLSRINAHIYCSPNQDFWQTARKINEKIQRRLVKSKLFTLHLLVSAVLAGIPDDYLGPTLARFGTRPARYDFTISNVGRLPVRDDYGPYRVSATWGMENLFAGRRTLAIQSLGNALFFTLSFRDFVMDKQEASALLSDIIQQLEAC, encoded by the coding sequence ATGCAGAGAAAATTGAGTCCTCTCGAGCATGCGGTATGGCTGGGAGGACAAACGCTCCCGCTGAATGAGGTCATCGTCTGGCGCGTTCACGGACATTTTTCCTCAGACCAGCTGCAAGGCGCTCTCAGAAGCCTCAGAACACAACAGCCCTTTTCAAGTGTGAGAGTCTCAGTGGACCCCGTGCTGGGTCCCTCTTTGACAAACGACGGTGTCCCCGAATTCGAAGTTCGGGAGGAGGACATCGGGCCATCCGCCGATTGGACACCCGCAGCCGAAGAAGAGTTGGAGCGCCCTTTTTCATGGGACGAAGGGCCTCTCCTGCGCTTTCGCCTGCTTCGTTCGGAAGCGTTCACGGATATCCTTCTGAGCCTTCACCATGCACTCTACGATGGGCTGTCATCTCACTACATGATGCACGAAATCATGACTCTCATGGCGGAAGGGCCGAAAAAACAAGCCGCGGCCGCTTTTCCGCCCACGTTTGACGACCTGCTACCTCCCGAAGCATCCAGACGTCTAGGGACGGTATTGAGTTTGAATGCTGTCAAACTCATTGGGCCCTTTTGCCGGCTATGGCTCCGTCCACGCCACAGAATGAATCCTTCGCCAAGCCTTCCCATCCCCGCTGGCTTGAACGAGCGTTCAACCGATACCTTTCGGGTCATCCATGGCAGCATTCCGCCCGAGAGGGCAAGCAACCTGCTTTCGGGGTGCAAGGCCAGAAAAATGTCCGTCCTTGCAGCTGCCTCTGCAGCCTGCCTGCTGGCGCTGGCAAAACGTTCCCGAGATAAAAATCTCAGAAAGTACGGATTTGCCAGTCCGGTCAACATGAGACCTTGGTTATCCCCCCCCCTGACCGGCGAGTTAGGGCTTTTCCTTTCACGCATCAACGCCCATATCTACTGCTCTCCAAATCAGGATTTCTGGCAAACCGCCAGGAAGATCAACGAAAAAATCCAACGCAGACTGGTCAAAAGCAAGCTTTTTACACTTCACCTGCTGGTGTCCGCTGTGCTCGCGGGTATACCGGATGATTATCTCGGGCCGACTCTCGCTCGCTTCGGAACTCGCCCGGCCCGATACGATTTCACCATCAGCAACGTCGGCCGTTTACCGGTAAGGGATGACTATGGTCCTTATCGCGTAAGCGCTACTTGGGGGATGGAGAACCTGTTCGCCGGCCGCCGCACGTTAGCGATCCAGAGTCTTGGCAACGCCTTGTTTTTCACGCTCTCTTTCAGGGATTTCGTGATGGACAAACAGGAGGCGTCCGCGTTGCTGTCGGACATCATTCAGCAACTCGAGGCCTGCTAA
- a CDS encoding SDR family oxidoreductase yields the protein MSAKKNNFGKKVLVTGTSTGIGRCVVHALMESGFTVLAGVRTDADRKALLQTQTDCRRLHPLLLDVTDDEQVQAAVAVADQLGGKDGLFAVVNNAGISVPGPVEYVPLEEFRRAFEVNLVGQLRVIQAFLPLIRRAKGRIVQVSSALGRLAMPLSGPYASSKYALEGLTDSLRRELRPWGIRVSLIEPGSVSSAIWEKIDAQARAIQRALPGEMQKIYAPLAEPMTYIWKEAELRAVSPVIAARAVLHALNSRHPRTRYLVGPDAYAVAALSRLVPARAMDWLLKMFLRKVRSSKC from the coding sequence ATGTCTGCGAAAAAAAATAATTTTGGGAAAAAAGTGCTTGTTACGGGGACGTCTACCGGGATTGGACGTTGTGTGGTGCACGCCTTGATGGAAAGCGGTTTCACGGTCCTTGCCGGGGTCAGGACGGATGCGGATCGGAAGGCGCTCCTGCAGACGCAGACGGACTGTCGCAGACTCCATCCCCTCCTGCTCGATGTCACGGACGATGAGCAGGTGCAGGCGGCCGTAGCCGTGGCCGATCAGCTGGGGGGCAAAGACGGCCTCTTCGCGGTGGTGAACAATGCCGGGATCAGTGTTCCCGGACCGGTGGAATACGTCCCACTCGAAGAATTCAGACGGGCCTTCGAGGTGAATCTGGTCGGGCAGCTCCGGGTCATCCAGGCCTTTCTGCCGCTTATTCGCAGAGCAAAAGGCCGAATTGTGCAGGTGAGCTCCGCTTTGGGCCGTCTTGCGATGCCGCTTTCCGGGCCGTACGCATCCTCCAAATATGCGTTGGAAGGGTTGACGGATTCCCTGCGCCGTGAGCTCAGGCCTTGGGGTATCCGTGTGTCTTTGATTGAACCGGGATCGGTCAGCTCAGCGATCTGGGAGAAGATCGATGCGCAGGCCAGGGCTATTCAAAGAGCTCTGCCGGGGGAAATGCAGAAAATTTACGCCCCATTGGCTGAACCCATGACGTATATCTGGAAGGAAGCAGAGTTGCGAGCTGTTTCTCCCGTGATTGCTGCGCGGGCGGTTCTGCATGCCCTCAATTCACGGCATCCCCGCACGCGGTATCTGGTTGGACCGGATGCCTATGCGGTGGCAGCCCTTTCGAGGCTGGTTCCCGCCCGGGCCATGGATTGGCTTTTGAAGATGTTTCTAAGGAAGGTACGGTCTTCGAAGTGCTGA